Proteins from one Bacteroides mediterraneensis genomic window:
- a CDS encoding glycoside hydrolase family 97 protein — translation MRKTLFLLLLVSGTTMFAEDYTVKSPDERILINVETGVHTTYSVTFNGKMILNPSPLSMTFDNGVVIGRNMRVTDVEYHTEDRILKPIIRQKSDEIRDCYNEMVLSADQYKLYFRAYNDGIAYRFHTDFSDSLRVISEEVDYCFPEDYNTLFPEEKTMLSAQQPLFKPMNLSEIGTDHFCSTPVLIKIDDKARILISESDLESYPGMFLKKQGKYELAGKFAAYSLEEEKNDDRQIFPIKRADFIAQVSGTRNYPWRAMIVAENDVNLVTNQLIYKLAPESQGDFSWVKPGKIAWDWYNALILTGVDFKCGINNETYKYYIDFASKYGLEYVVLDDGWSEAWDVTKTVPDIDMEELVAYGKKKNVGLILWVSWAPFREKLDEAFALFSKWGIKGIKMDFMNRDDQAMVDFYYTVARKAAAHRMLVDFHGAYKPTGWLRTFPNVLSSEGVAGLENHKWGSFVTPEHNVTLPFTRMVAGPMDYTPGAMINFHEKDHKVWFNLPASIGTRCHQLGMYVVYESPLQMLADSPSNYYREEKCMEFLSQVPVVWDETRVLKASVGEYIVVARRSGDTWFIGGMVGKKGQRFDITLDFIKGNKTLTCWEDGVNVDLQAQDFACRTKKVKQGDTVTISMYDGGGYAAIIK, via the coding sequence ATGAGAAAGACTTTATTCCTTTTATTGCTGGTTTCTGGCACCACAATGTTTGCGGAGGACTATACTGTGAAATCTCCGGATGAACGTATTCTTATAAATGTAGAAACAGGGGTTCATACTACCTATTCTGTAACTTTTAATGGGAAAATGATTCTGAATCCATCCCCTTTATCTATGACTTTTGATAATGGAGTAGTGATTGGACGTAATATGAGAGTGACAGATGTAGAGTATCATACAGAAGACCGGATATTGAAGCCAATTATTCGCCAAAAGAGTGATGAGATTAGAGATTGTTATAATGAAATGGTATTAAGTGCAGATCAATATAAACTGTATTTCCGTGCATATAATGATGGAATAGCTTATCGTTTTCATACAGATTTTAGCGATTCATTAAGAGTTATTAGTGAAGAAGTGGATTATTGTTTCCCGGAAGACTATAATACGCTTTTCCCAGAAGAGAAAACCATGTTATCTGCACAGCAACCTTTATTTAAGCCAATGAATTTGTCTGAAATTGGGACTGACCATTTTTGCAGTACTCCTGTATTAATTAAGATAGATGATAAAGCACGTATCTTGATTAGTGAATCTGATTTAGAAAGTTATCCAGGAATGTTTTTAAAGAAGCAGGGAAAATATGAGTTGGCAGGGAAATTTGCAGCCTATTCATTAGAAGAAGAAAAAAACGATGATCGCCAGATATTTCCTATTAAACGAGCTGATTTTATTGCTCAAGTTAGTGGTACGCGTAATTATCCTTGGCGGGCTATGATTGTTGCAGAAAATGATGTTAATCTTGTAACAAATCAGTTGATATATAAATTGGCTCCAGAGTCACAGGGTGACTTTTCTTGGGTCAAACCAGGGAAAATTGCCTGGGATTGGTATAATGCGTTAATTCTGACGGGTGTGGATTTTAAATGTGGAATTAATAATGAGACCTATAAGTATTATATTGATTTTGCTTCTAAATACGGCCTTGAATACGTTGTACTTGATGATGGTTGGTCTGAGGCATGGGATGTAACTAAAACTGTCCCGGATATTGATATGGAAGAATTGGTTGCATACGGGAAAAAGAAGAATGTAGGTTTGATTTTATGGGTTTCATGGGCTCCATTTCGTGAGAAACTGGACGAGGCCTTCGCTTTGTTTAGTAAATGGGGAATCAAAGGTATTAAAATGGACTTCATGAATCGTGATGATCAAGCGATGGTTGATTTTTATTATACGGTAGCACGAAAGGCTGCAGCCCACAGAATGTTGGTTGATTTTCACGGAGCTTATAAGCCAACTGGTTGGTTGAGAACATTCCCGAATGTATTGAGTTCGGAAGGTGTAGCCGGTTTGGAAAATCATAAGTGGGGAAGTTTTGTGACTCCTGAGCACAATGTGACTTTACCATTTACTCGTATGGTAGCTGGACCAATGGATTATACACCGGGAGCCATGATTAATTTCCATGAGAAAGACCATAAGGTTTGGTTTAATTTACCAGCTTCTATTGGGACACGTTGTCATCAATTGGGTATGTATGTCGTTTATGAAAGTCCACTTCAGATGTTGGCCGATTCTCCGTCAAATTATTACCGTGAAGAAAAATGTATGGAATTCTTGAGTCAGGTTCCGGTAGTTTGGGATGAAACACGCGTTTTGAAAGCATCTGTAGGCGAGTATATTGTGGTGGCACGTCGCTCTGGTGATACTTGGTTTATTGGAGGTATGGTTGGAAAGAAAGGGCAGAGGTTTGATATCACTCTTGATTTTATTAAAGGAAACAAGACGTTGACTTGTTGGGAAGATGGAGTCAATGTTGATCTTCAGGCACAGGATTTTGCTTGCCGTACAAAGAAAGTGAAACAAGGTGATACTGTTACAATCAGTATGTATGATGGGGGAGGCTATGCAGCGATTATTAAATAA